A portion of the Collinsella aerofaciens genome contains these proteins:
- the rplV gene encoding 50S ribosomal protein L22: protein MATKSIETEATEVRAVAKYVRVSPSKARLVVDLIRRKPVAQAFDILHFCDRAVAVDVEKVLRSAVANAENNNGLRADNLVVAAAYVDEGPTLKRIRPRAKGSASRILKRTSHITVVVAPRKEA from the coding sequence ATGGCAACTAAGTCTATTGAAACTGAGGCCACCGAGGTTCGCGCCGTCGCTAAGTACGTGCGTGTTTCCCCCAGCAAGGCCCGCCTGGTGGTCGATTTGATCCGCCGCAAGCCTGTCGCTCAGGCCTTCGACATCCTCCACTTCTGCGACCGCGCCGTCGCCGTGGATGTCGAGAAAGTTCTCCGTTCCGCCGTTGCGAACGCCGAGAACAACAACGGTCTGCGTGCCGACAACCTGGTTGTCGCCGCTGCCTATGTTGACGAGGGTCCGACGCTTAAGCGCATCCGTCCCCGCGCCAAGGGTTCCGCTTCTCGCATTCTGAAGCGTACTTCCCACATCACCGTCGTCGTTGCTCCTCGAAAGGAGGCGTAA
- the rpsS gene encoding 30S ribosomal protein S19: protein MSRSLKKGPFVETRLLSRITAMNEAGKKDVVKTWSRASTIFPEMVGHTIAVHDGRKHVPVYVTESMVGHKLGEFAPTRTFRGHKAK, encoded by the coding sequence ATGAGCAGAAGTCTCAAAAAGGGCCCGTTCGTGGAGACTCGCCTTCTCTCGCGTATCACCGCGATGAACGAGGCTGGCAAGAAGGACGTCGTGAAGACTTGGTCCCGCGCGTCCACCATCTTCCCCGAGATGGTTGGTCACACCATCGCCGTCCACGACGGCCGCAAGCATGTGCCCGTGTATGTTACCGAGTCCATGGTTGGTCACAAGCTCGGCGAGTTCGCGCCGACTCGTACGTTCCGTGGCCACAAGGCCAAATAG
- the rplB gene encoding 50S ribosomal protein L2: MAVKHLKPTSAGRRWQTISDFSEITCTKPEKSLLEPLPKKAGRNNNGRITTRHQGGGVKRRYRVIDFKRNKDGVPAKVATIEYDPNRSARIALLHYADGEKRYILAPKGLEVGQTIMSGSDADIKPGNALPLADIPVGTLIHAVEFQPGKGAAIARSAGNSCQLMGKEGKYAIVRMPSSEMRRILVTCRATVGEVGNADHANIVIGKAGRKRHMNVRPTVRGTVMNPVDHPHGGGEGKNHTSGRPSVTPWGKPTKGLRTRKKKKVSNQHIIRRRKK; encoded by the coding sequence ATGGCTGTAAAGCACCTTAAGCCGACCTCCGCTGGTAGGCGTTGGCAGACGATCTCCGATTTCTCCGAGATCACCTGCACCAAGCCCGAGAAGTCTCTTCTCGAGCCCCTGCCCAAGAAGGCCGGTCGTAACAACAACGGCCGCATCACCACCCGCCACCAGGGCGGCGGCGTGAAGCGTCGTTACCGCGTGATCGACTTCAAGCGCAACAAGGACGGCGTGCCCGCCAAGGTTGCCACGATCGAGTACGATCCGAACCGTTCCGCTCGCATCGCTCTGCTGCACTACGCTGACGGTGAGAAGCGCTACATCCTGGCCCCCAAGGGCCTCGAGGTCGGCCAGACCATCATGTCCGGTTCTGACGCCGACATCAAGCCGGGCAACGCTCTGCCCCTCGCCGACATCCCCGTCGGTACGCTCATCCACGCCGTCGAGTTCCAGCCGGGCAAGGGCGCTGCTATCGCCCGTTCCGCCGGTAACTCCTGCCAGCTGATGGGTAAGGAGGGCAAGTACGCTATCGTCCGTATGCCTTCCTCCGAGATGCGCCGCATCCTCGTTACCTGCCGCGCCACCGTCGGTGAGGTCGGCAACGCCGATCACGCTAACATCGTCATCGGCAAGGCCGGCCGTAAGCGTCACATGAACGTGCGCCCGACCGTCCGCGGTACCGTCATGAACCCTGTCGACCACCCGCACGGCGGTGGCGAGGGCAAGAACCACACCTCTGGTCGTCCCTCTGTTACCCCCTGGGGTAAGCCGACGAAGGGCCTTCGTACGCGCAAGAAGAAGAAGGTCTCGAACCAGCACATCATTCGTCGCCGTAAGAAGTAA
- the rplW gene encoding 50S ribosomal protein L23: MTAHEIIIRPIVSERSFSGMEQNKYTFEVAKDANKYQIKDAVEEIFGVKVVRVNTLTVKPKTKRVRYVAGKTRSWKKAIVTLAEGDTIEVFGNQA; encoded by the coding sequence ATGACCGCCCACGAGATCATCATCCGTCCGATCGTGTCCGAGCGTTCCTTCTCCGGCATGGAGCAGAACAAGTACACGTTCGAGGTCGCCAAGGATGCTAACAAGTATCAGATCAAGGACGCTGTCGAGGAGATCTTCGGCGTCAAGGTCGTTCGCGTGAACACCCTGACGGTCAAGCCCAAGACCAAGCGCGTGCGCTATGTCGCCGGCAAGACCCGTTCTTGGAAGAAGGCCATCGTTACGCTGGCCGAGGGCGACACCATCGAGGTCTTTGGCAACCAGGCCTAA
- the rplD gene encoding 50S ribosomal protein L4, translating into MAKFEVKNSEGKKVAEAELAAEVYGIEPNIHVMHHIVKCQMASWRQGTQSAKGRSEVSGGGKKPWRQKGTGRARQGSIRAAQWRHGGVVFAPKPRSYAKRMNNKEVKLAMRSALSAKLADGELVLVDDYGFEKPSTKAAVAMLKALGLEGKRLTIIVRDEDVNAYLSFRNIPKTFIITADEANTYDLVNNNAVLMPADIAAHFGEVLA; encoded by the coding sequence ATGGCAAAGTTTGAAGTAAAGAACAGCGAGGGCAAGAAGGTCGCCGAGGCCGAGCTCGCCGCTGAGGTGTACGGCATCGAGCCGAACATCCACGTTATGCACCACATCGTCAAGTGCCAGATGGCCTCTTGGCGTCAGGGCACCCAGTCTGCTAAGGGTCGCTCTGAGGTTTCCGGTGGCGGCAAGAAGCCTTGGCGTCAGAAGGGCACCGGCCGTGCCCGCCAGGGTTCCATCCGTGCTGCCCAGTGGCGTCACGGTGGCGTTGTCTTCGCCCCCAAGCCCCGTTCCTACGCTAAGCGTATGAACAACAAGGAGGTCAAGCTGGCTATGCGCTCCGCGCTGTCCGCCAAGCTGGCCGATGGCGAGCTCGTGCTCGTCGACGACTACGGCTTCGAGAAGCCTTCTACCAAGGCTGCCGTCGCCATGCTCAAGGCTCTCGGCCTTGAGGGCAAGCGTCTGACCATCATCGTTCGCGATGAGGACGTCAACGCCTACCTGTCGTTCCGCAACATTCCCAAGACGTTCATCATCACTGCCGACGAGGCCAACACCTACGATCTCGTCAACAACAACGCTGTGCTGATGCCCGCCGACATCGCCGCTCACTTCGGGGAGGTGCTTGCATAA
- the rplC gene encoding 50S ribosomal protein L3 — protein sequence MISMILGRKIGMTQVWDEDDNVVPVTVIQAGPCAVSQVKTQATDGYDAVQIGFGDIKAKNVNKPMAGHFAKAGVEPVRFLREVRVENGEEHKVGEVVTVADFADVEKVDVIGTSKGKGFQGRIKRWGQRRGPMTHGSHFQRHPGSIGQCAYPARVLKGVKMAGHMGNERVTVKNLSVVRIDAEQNLILVKGAVPGAKNGLVAIRMA from the coding sequence TTGATCAGCATGATTCTCGGCCGCAAGATTGGCATGACCCAGGTTTGGGACGAGGACGACAACGTCGTTCCCGTCACGGTCATCCAGGCTGGCCCCTGCGCTGTCTCGCAGGTTAAAACTCAGGCAACCGACGGCTATGACGCCGTCCAGATCGGTTTCGGCGACATCAAGGCCAAGAACGTGAACAAGCCCATGGCTGGTCACTTCGCCAAGGCTGGCGTCGAGCCTGTCCGCTTCCTTCGTGAGGTCCGCGTCGAGAACGGCGAGGAGCACAAGGTCGGCGAGGTCGTCACCGTCGCTGATTTCGCTGATGTCGAGAAGGTCGACGTCATCGGTACCTCCAAGGGTAAGGGCTTCCAGGGTCGCATCAAGCGCTGGGGTCAGCGCCGCGGTCCTATGACGCATGGTTCTCACTTCCAGCGTCACCCCGGTTCTATCGGTCAGTGCGCCTATCCTGCGCGCGTCCTCAAGGGCGTCAAGATGGCCGGTCACATGGGTAACGAGCGCGTTACCGTCAAGAACCTTTCCGTTGTCCGCATCGATGCCGAGCAGAACCTCATCTTGGTCAAGGGCGCTGTCCCGGGTGCCAAGAATGGTCTCGTCGCCATCCGTATGGCCTAA
- a CDS encoding histidine phosphatase family protein: MKRLYLLRHGQTEFNVKKLVQGRCDSPLTDLGRKQAGMAAAWLKAHGVVPDKVVSSPLGRAMDTAQLVACELLGPDTAVEPCEGIIERSYGTFEEGPHDALPTDVWDPGEDLVPFGGEGSHALRERMVGTLTNIMGADGIETLLAVSHGSASRQFIKATAPEGFELPTKLPNCAIMIFDFDDAREEDDTLQCKFTLQQIVDPQQSH, from the coding sequence ATGAAGCGTCTATATCTACTCCGCCACGGTCAGACAGAATTCAACGTTAAAAAGCTCGTCCAGGGCCGCTGCGATTCTCCGTTGACCGATCTGGGCCGCAAGCAAGCGGGAATGGCAGCCGCATGGCTCAAAGCCCACGGCGTCGTCCCCGACAAAGTGGTCTCTTCGCCCTTAGGCCGAGCTATGGACACGGCTCAGCTCGTCGCATGCGAGCTCCTCGGCCCGGACACAGCAGTCGAGCCCTGCGAAGGCATCATCGAGCGCAGCTACGGCACCTTCGAAGAGGGCCCGCACGACGCCCTACCCACCGACGTCTGGGACCCCGGCGAGGATTTGGTCCCATTTGGCGGAGAAGGAAGCCATGCCCTGCGGGAGCGCATGGTAGGCACCCTCACCAATATCATGGGAGCCGATGGCATCGAAACCCTCCTAGCAGTAAGCCACGGCAGCGCCAGCCGCCAATTCATCAAGGCTACAGCCCCAGAGGGCTTCGAGCTCCCAACAAAACTCCCCAACTGCGCCATCATGATCTTCGATTTTGACGATGCACGAGAAGAGGACGATACGCTCCAATGCAAGTTCACCTTGCAGCAAATTGTGGATCCCCAGCAAAGTCATTAG
- a CDS encoding cation diffusion facilitator family transporter, producing MVEWIVRRAQGDRARVGTLTGMVCILANVALCAAKGAIGVLSGSVSIVADAMNNLSDASSNIVSVLGFKLAGKPADPEHPYGHGRYEYLSGLVVAALVLLIGIELVKSSVERIVNPEPVEFSLALVAVLALSMVVKLWMAALNQKLGDRIESETLHATAQDSKNDVLATGAVLACAIVSQVTHINLDAWVGLAVGAYIGWSGFELIQDTVSPLLGQAPDPKLVKHIRDKIMSYPGVLGVHDLMVHDYGPGRKFASAHAEMAAEASPLESHDTLDNIEQSFRNEDGMIVTLHYDPIVTDDPKVASMRLRINAMAQEVDSRLSIHDLRCVPGPTHTNVIFDCMRPSDLQMSAEDLKRTLAKKVEFEYPKSIAKITIDEDYVGHTHE from the coding sequence ATGGTCGAGTGGATTGTTCGTCGTGCGCAGGGCGACCGTGCACGCGTGGGAACGTTGACGGGCATGGTGTGTATTCTCGCCAATGTGGCACTATGCGCTGCGAAGGGTGCAATTGGCGTGCTGTCGGGATCGGTTTCGATTGTGGCGGATGCCATGAACAACCTGTCCGATGCCAGCTCGAATATCGTGAGCGTGCTGGGCTTTAAGCTGGCGGGCAAGCCGGCCGACCCCGAGCATCCTTACGGCCATGGCCGCTACGAGTATCTCTCGGGTCTGGTTGTGGCGGCGCTCGTGCTGCTTATTGGCATCGAACTGGTGAAGTCCTCGGTGGAGCGTATCGTCAACCCAGAGCCTGTCGAGTTCTCGCTTGCCCTGGTGGCAGTCCTGGCACTTTCGATGGTTGTAAAGCTGTGGATGGCGGCCCTCAACCAAAAGCTCGGTGACCGCATTGAGTCCGAGACGTTGCATGCGACCGCTCAGGATTCCAAAAACGATGTCCTAGCCACGGGCGCCGTGCTGGCGTGCGCGATTGTTTCCCAGGTGACGCATATCAATCTTGACGCATGGGTCGGCCTTGCCGTTGGCGCCTATATCGGCTGGAGTGGTTTTGAGCTCATCCAGGATACGGTGAGCCCGCTTTTGGGCCAGGCGCCCGATCCCAAGCTGGTCAAACATATCCGAGACAAGATCATGAGCTACCCCGGCGTTTTGGGCGTCCACGACCTTATGGTTCACGATTACGGTCCGGGCAGGAAGTTTGCAAGTGCGCACGCCGAGATGGCGGCCGAGGCCAGCCCGCTGGAAAGTCACGACACGCTCGATAACATCGAGCAGTCGTTTAGGAACGAAGACGGCATGATCGTCACGCTCCATTACGACCCCATCGTGACCGACGATCCAAAGGTGGCGAGCATGCGTCTGCGCATCAACGCTATGGCTCAAGAGGTCGATAGCCGCCTCTCGATCCACGACCTACGCTGTGTGCCGGGTCCTACGCACACCAACGTGATCTTTGACTGCATGCGCCCCTCGGATCTGCAGATGAGCGCCGAGGACCTAAAGCGTACGTTGGCAAAAAAGGTGGAATTCGAATACCCCAAGTCGATTGCCAAGATCACGATCGACGAAGACTACGTAGGCCATACCCACGAGTAG
- the accD gene encoding acetyl-CoA carboxylase, carboxyltransferase subunit beta, which yields MLMNRKAKTVNVLEGPMTESCAEFPARHVFIKCPECRRVIDEARLHDNLEVCPRCGKHFRVSGRARVRMTVDEGTFEEWDASLASEDFLSFPGYADKLKSAGERSGERDAVVCGRGKIRACDTALFFMDANFMMGSMGSVVGEKICRTFERATELGLPVVGFTVSGGARMQEGVTSLMQMAKISAAVRRHSEAGGLYITVLTDPTTGGVTASFAMEGDIILAEPDALTAFAGPRVIEQNMHKRLPKGFQRSEFLLEHGFCDAVVPRGEIALTVGELLALHEGHAPGLGAPHEIVHTGRRGKKLGHLFKRSAAPKSALEIVKQTRSANRATAGEMISLGLDGFVELHGDRYFGDDAAVVAGIGWKDGRPVTVIAIERGTTTKERMRRNFGMAHPEGYRKARRLMRQAEKFGRPVLCLVDTSGAFCGIGAEERGQGEAIAQNLMEMSGLKTPIVSVVTGEGGSGGALALSVADRILMLSSSAYSVVSPEACASILWKDTERANEAAEALKLTAPDLLALGIIDGIVDDRGLSHEEIAGAVISSAFDAFDTLGQLDDATLTNLRYEKYRAIGRYRTM from the coding sequence ATGCTGATGAATAGAAAAGCGAAGACGGTCAACGTCCTCGAGGGGCCGATGACCGAGTCGTGCGCCGAGTTTCCCGCGCGCCACGTGTTTATCAAGTGCCCGGAGTGCCGCCGTGTGATCGATGAGGCACGCCTGCACGACAACCTCGAGGTCTGCCCTCGTTGCGGCAAACACTTTCGCGTGAGCGGTCGCGCGCGCGTGCGCATGACGGTTGACGAGGGCACGTTTGAGGAATGGGATGCCAGTCTGGCGTCGGAGGACTTCCTTTCGTTTCCCGGCTATGCCGACAAGCTTAAGAGCGCGGGCGAGCGTTCGGGCGAGCGCGATGCCGTTGTGTGCGGCAGGGGCAAAATCCGCGCCTGCGATACGGCACTCTTCTTTATGGATGCCAACTTTATGATGGGCTCGATGGGCTCCGTGGTGGGCGAGAAGATCTGTCGCACATTTGAGCGTGCGACCGAGCTGGGATTGCCAGTTGTCGGCTTTACCGTTTCGGGCGGTGCGCGCATGCAAGAGGGCGTGACATCGCTTATGCAGATGGCCAAGATTTCTGCGGCGGTTAGGCGCCACAGCGAGGCGGGCGGTCTGTATATCACGGTGCTCACCGATCCTACGACCGGAGGCGTAACCGCGAGCTTCGCCATGGAGGGCGACATTATCCTGGCCGAGCCCGATGCCCTGACGGCATTTGCCGGCCCGCGTGTGATCGAGCAGAACATGCACAAGCGTCTGCCCAAGGGATTCCAGCGTTCCGAGTTTTTGCTGGAGCACGGCTTTTGCGATGCCGTTGTTCCGCGTGGTGAGATTGCGCTCACGGTAGGCGAGCTGCTGGCGCTGCACGAAGGGCACGCGCCCGGCCTGGGGGCACCGCATGAGATCGTGCATACGGGTCGTCGCGGCAAAAAGCTGGGACACTTGTTTAAGCGCTCGGCCGCACCAAAAAGCGCGCTCGAAATCGTCAAACAGACTCGCTCGGCGAACCGCGCCACGGCAGGCGAGATGATCTCGTTGGGTCTCGACGGATTCGTAGAGCTGCACGGCGACCGCTACTTTGGCGACGATGCTGCCGTGGTGGCTGGCATTGGCTGGAAAGACGGACGCCCCGTAACGGTCATCGCCATCGAGCGCGGCACCACGACCAAAGAGCGTATGCGCCGCAACTTTGGCATGGCGCATCCCGAGGGTTACCGCAAAGCGCGTCGTCTGATGCGCCAGGCCGAAAAGTTTGGTCGACCGGTTCTGTGCTTGGTCGATACTTCGGGCGCGTTTTGCGGCATCGGTGCCGAGGAGCGCGGCCAGGGCGAGGCGATTGCCCAGAATCTCATGGAGATGAGCGGCCTTAAGACGCCGATTGTCTCGGTGGTGACAGGCGAGGGTGGCTCTGGTGGCGCGCTGGCGCTGTCCGTGGCCGACCGCATCCTGATGCTCTCGAGCTCGGCCTATTCGGTCGTGAGCCCCGAGGCCTGTGCATCGATCCTGTGGAAGGATACCGAGCGCGCGAATGAGGCCGCCGAGGCGCTTAAGCTCACGGCCCCCGATCTGTTGGCGCTCGGCATTATCGACGGCATTGTTGACGATAGGGGCCTGTCGCATGAGGAGATCGCCGGCGCCGTCATATCCTCGGCATTTGATGCCTTCGATACGCTTGGGCAGCTCGACGACGCGACCCTCACAAACCTCCGCTACGAAAAGTACCGCGCAATCGGTCGGTATCGCACGATGTGA
- a CDS encoding acetyl/propionyl/methylcrotonyl-CoA carboxylase subunit alpha: MFDKVLIANRGEVAVRVIRACRDMGIKTVAVYSTADADALHVQLADEAYCIGGPRLAESYLNDDAVLTCAVKSGAKAIHPGYGFFSEKASFVRDCDKYGLAFVGPSAEVIDSMGDKDAARRTAAAAGVPIVPGCDLLKSPEEATAEAERIGCPVLIKARAGGGGRGIRKVERVEDAAKAFIEARAEGEAVFGDGECYMEKFVAPAHHVEVQIMADKQGHVFSLGERECSVQRRNQKLIEESPAPCLDGRDDIRARMHKAARDLARAVGYEGAGTIEFLYSDDGNFYFMEMNTRLQVEHPVTEFVTDTDLVKWQLRVAAGQPLPFEQEDMPVRNHAMECRINAETPDFLPSCGTVTALRVPGGPRVRWDSAMFTGAKVPPYYDSMLGKLIVCAPTRDSAIRKMRSALGELVIEGVSENSELQLDVLANDEFLSGMYHTDLMGHLYADE, translated from the coding sequence ATGTTCGACAAAGTGCTCATCGCCAACCGCGGCGAAGTCGCGGTCCGTGTTATCCGCGCGTGCCGCGATATGGGCATCAAGACCGTCGCCGTTTATTCCACGGCCGATGCGGACGCGCTGCACGTGCAGCTTGCCGACGAGGCGTATTGCATCGGCGGCCCGCGTCTTGCCGAGAGCTACCTCAACGACGATGCTGTGCTCACCTGTGCCGTAAAGTCGGGAGCTAAGGCAATTCATCCCGGCTATGGCTTCTTTTCCGAGAAGGCGAGCTTCGTGCGCGACTGCGACAAGTATGGCTTGGCGTTTGTCGGTCCTTCGGCCGAGGTGATCGACAGCATGGGCGACAAGGACGCCGCACGTCGAACGGCTGCCGCGGCGGGCGTGCCCATCGTTCCGGGCTGCGATTTGCTCAAAAGTCCCGAGGAGGCAACGGCCGAGGCCGAGCGCATTGGCTGCCCCGTGCTCATTAAGGCGCGTGCCGGCGGTGGCGGTCGCGGCATTCGCAAGGTCGAACGCGTGGAAGATGCGGCAAAGGCGTTCATCGAGGCGCGTGCCGAGGGTGAGGCCGTTTTTGGTGACGGCGAGTGCTACATGGAGAAGTTCGTCGCGCCGGCGCACCACGTTGAGGTGCAGATTATGGCCGATAAGCAGGGCCATGTGTTTTCGCTCGGCGAGCGCGAGTGCTCGGTGCAGCGCCGCAACCAAAAGCTGATTGAGGAGAGCCCCGCGCCGTGCCTCGACGGACGCGATGATATTCGCGCGCGCATGCACAAGGCCGCGCGCGACCTGGCTCGTGCCGTCGGCTACGAAGGAGCCGGTACCATCGAGTTCCTGTATTCGGACGACGGCAATTTCTACTTTATGGAAATGAACACGCGCTTACAGGTGGAGCATCCGGTTACGGAGTTTGTGACCGATACCGACTTGGTCAAGTGGCAGCTGCGCGTGGCAGCCGGCCAGCCTCTGCCCTTTGAGCAGGAGGATATGCCGGTCCGCAACCACGCCATGGAGTGCCGCATTAATGCCGAAACGCCGGACTTTCTGCCGTCGTGCGGAACGGTCACCGCGTTGCGTGTGCCGGGTGGTCCGCGCGTGCGCTGGGATTCGGCCATGTTTACCGGAGCGAAAGTTCCGCCGTACTACGACTCCATGCTCGGCAAGCTCATCGTATGTGCGCCCACGCGTGACAGCGCCATTCGCAAGATGCGCTCGGCCCTGGGCGAGCTCGTGATTGAGGGCGTGAGCGAAAACAGCGAGCTTCAGCTCGACGTGCTGGCAAACGACGAGTTCTTGTCGGGCATGTACCACACCGATCTGATGGGGCATCTCTATGCTGATGAATAG
- the fabZ gene encoding 3-hydroxyacyl-ACP dehydratase FabZ — MNKEELKKLLPHREPMLLLDEAELVGDEAHGKITITGDEYFLQGHFPGNPVVPGVIQCEMLAQNCCVLLMGDEEARGATPFYTSLDKVRFKRPVRPGDTVDLVCSITRARGPFRFATGTASVNGEVCCRADMSFALMHES; from the coding sequence ATGAACAAAGAAGAGCTCAAGAAGCTGTTGCCGCATCGCGAGCCGATGCTTTTGCTCGACGAAGCCGAGCTGGTGGGCGACGAGGCCCACGGCAAGATCACGATTACGGGCGACGAGTACTTTTTGCAGGGACATTTTCCGGGAAACCCGGTCGTTCCCGGCGTGATTCAGTGCGAGATGCTCGCCCAGAACTGCTGCGTGTTGCTGATGGGCGATGAGGAGGCGCGCGGCGCGACGCCGTTCTACACGAGTCTGGACAAGGTGCGCTTTAAGCGTCCGGTGCGCCCGGGCGACACGGTGGATCTGGTGTGCTCCATCACGCGTGCGCGCGGGCCGTTCCGCTTTGCGACGGGCACCGCGAGCGTCAACGGTGAGGTTTGCTGCCGCGCCGATATGTCTTTTGCACTCATGCACGAAAGTTAA
- the accB gene encoding acetyl-CoA carboxylase biotin carboxyl carrier protein, producing the protein MDSKRLAEIADVMEDRGLTRVRVEEPDGTAVELERASAAQPVALPMPMPGAVTAPAVAPVAMPAAAPEPAAQAPAAAPEIKGTEVTAPMVGVFYAAPAPGDEPFVRVGSKVKAGETLCIIEAMKVLNEVTAEADGEVLEICVADGDLVEFGSCLMRIG; encoded by the coding sequence ATGGATTCCAAAAGACTTGCCGAGATAGCCGATGTTATGGAGGACCGCGGCCTCACGCGCGTACGCGTTGAGGAGCCCGATGGCACCGCGGTCGAACTCGAGCGTGCGAGCGCCGCACAGCCGGTTGCCTTGCCCATGCCCATGCCGGGTGCCGTGACCGCTCCGGCGGTGGCTCCTGTCGCCATGCCTGCCGCCGCACCGGAGCCCGCCGCGCAAGCGCCTGCCGCCGCACCGGAGATCAAGGGCACCGAGGTAACCGCTCCCATGGTCGGCGTTTTCTATGCTGCCCCGGCGCCGGGCGACGAGCCGTTTGTGCGCGTGGGCTCCAAGGTCAAGGCCGGCGAGACCCTCTGCATCATCGAGGCCATGAAGGTTCTCAACGAGGTGACGGCAGAGGCGGATGGCGAGGTGCTCGAGATCTGCGTGGCCGACGGCGACCTCGTGGAGTTCGGCAGCTGCCTCATGAGGATCGGATAG
- the fabF gene encoding beta-ketoacyl-ACP synthase II: MEQRVAITGIGAVSPLGNTALATWAAMCAGTCGIGPITHFDTDAFTVKVAAEVKGFDGNEYFGKRDAKHLDPCVQFAMAASDEAMHDAGFDVEGAIDRERLGVYVGSGVGGMQTLVDNVHTIADRGPRRASPYMIAMMIPNMASGNIAIRHKAKGPTLPVVTACATSAHAVGEAFRAIKHGYADAILAGGAEAAIIPDAVAGFTSCRALTTNPDPATACRPFDADRDGFVMGEGACVLVLESMEHAQARGAHIYAEVVGYGNTDDAYHITSPDPEAAGIARAISLAVAEGDVKPSEGLYINAHGTSTRLNDSSETAGIKRALGEDAARAAHVSSTKSMTGHMIGATGAIEVMACAMALEQGVVPPTINYHTPDPACDLDYTPNRAVRADLTWALSTNLGFGGHNAAIALRRYARS, from the coding sequence ATGGAACAGAGAGTTGCAATCACCGGCATCGGTGCCGTATCGCCGCTCGGCAACACCGCGCTTGCCACCTGGGCGGCCATGTGTGCCGGCACGTGCGGCATCGGCCCGATCACGCACTTCGATACCGATGCGTTTACCGTCAAGGTGGCGGCCGAGGTCAAGGGCTTTGACGGCAACGAGTACTTTGGCAAGCGTGACGCCAAGCATCTGGACCCCTGCGTTCAGTTTGCGATGGCGGCTTCGGACGAGGCAATGCACGATGCGGGCTTTGATGTCGAAGGCGCCATCGATCGCGAGCGCCTGGGCGTTTACGTGGGGTCGGGCGTGGGCGGCATGCAGACGCTCGTCGACAACGTCCATACGATTGCCGACCGTGGGCCCCGCCGCGCATCGCCTTACATGATCGCGATGATGATCCCCAACATGGCATCGGGCAATATCGCAATCCGTCACAAGGCAAAGGGACCGACCCTGCCCGTCGTGACCGCTTGCGCGACGTCTGCCCATGCGGTGGGCGAGGCGTTCCGCGCCATCAAGCACGGCTATGCCGACGCGATCCTCGCGGGCGGCGCCGAGGCGGCCATTATCCCCGACGCCGTTGCAGGCTTTACGTCCTGCCGCGCATTGACCACCAACCCCGATCCCGCGACGGCTTGCCGCCCGTTCGATGCAGACCGTGACGGCTTTGTGATGGGCGAGGGCGCCTGCGTGTTGGTACTCGAGAGCATGGAACATGCGCAGGCGCGCGGTGCGCACATTTATGCCGAGGTCGTGGGCTACGGCAACACCGATGATGCCTATCACATCACGAGCCCCGATCCCGAGGCTGCCGGCATTGCCCGCGCGATATCGCTGGCGGTTGCCGAGGGCGACGTCAAGCCTTCCGAGGGTCTCTACATCAATGCCCACGGCACCTCGACCAGGCTCAACGATTCGTCCGAGACGGCGGGCATTAAGCGTGCGCTCGGCGAGGACGCGGCACGCGCCGCGCACGTCTCGTCGACCAAGTCGATGACCGGCCACATGATCGGTGCCACGGGTGCCATCGAGGTCATGGCCTGTGCCATGGCGCTCGAGCAGGGCGTGGTACCTCCGACCATTAACTACCACACTCCCGATCCCGCCTGCGATCTTGATTACACGCCCAATCGCGCGGTTCGCGCCGACCTTACCTGGGCGCTTTCGACCAACCTGGGCTTTGGCGGCCACAACGCTGCCATCGCGCTGCGTAGATATGCGAGGAGCTAG